One Agelaius phoeniceus isolate bAgePho1 chromosome 7, bAgePho1.hap1, whole genome shotgun sequence DNA segment encodes these proteins:
- the HNRNPA3 gene encoding heterogeneous nuclear ribonucleoprotein A3 isoform X1: MAAIKEEREVEDYKRKGRRSSQQKYRRLNKGHEPKEPEQLRKLFIGGLSFETTDDSLREHFEKWGTLTDCVVMRDPQTKRSRGFGFVTYSCVEEVDAAMSARPHKVDGRVVEPKRAVSREDSVKPGAHLTVKKIFVGGIKEDTEEYNLREYFEKYGKIETIEVMEDRQSGKKRGFAFVTFDDHDTVDKIVVQKYHTINGHNCEVKKALSKQEMQTASSQRVKYFVGRGGGSGNFMGRGNFGGGGGNFGRGGNFGGRGGYGGGGGGGGSRGSFGGGDGYNGFGDGGNYGGGPGYGSRGGYGGGGGPGYGNPGGGYGGGGGGYDGYNEGGNFGGGNYGGSGNYNDFGNYSGQQQSNYGPMKGGGSFGGRSSGSPYGGGYGSGSGSGGYGGRRF; encoded by the exons ATGGCTGCTATTAAGGAAGAGAGAGAAGTGGAAGACTACAAGAGGAAAGGAAGACGATCCTCACAG CAGAAATACCGTAGACTGAATAAG gGCCATGAGCCAAAGGAGCCAGAGCAGTTGAGAAAGCTGTTCATTGGAGGTCTGAGCTTTGAAACAACAGATGATAGCTTGAGAGAGCACTTCGAGAAATGGGGCACACTCACCGACTGTGTG GTGATGAGAGACCCACAAACAAAACGTTCCAGAGGCTTTGGCTTTGTGACTTACTCCTGTGTGGAGGAGGTGGATGCTGCCATGAGCGCTCGGCCACATAAGGTTGATGGACGCGTGGTTGAACCAAAGAGAGCAGTTTCCAGGGAG GATTCTGTAAAGCCTGGGGCACACCTCAccgtaaagaaaatatttgttggTGGAATTAAAGAAGATACAGAAGAATATAATCTGAGGGAGTACTTTGAAAAATATGGAAAGATTGAAACCATAGAGGTCATGGAAGACAGGCAGAGTGGAAAGAAGAGAGGCTTCGCTTTTGTTACTTTTGATGATCATGATACAGTTGATAAAATTGTTG TTCAGAAATACCATACTATAAATGGACACAACTGTGAAGTGAAAAAAGCACTCTCAAAACAGGAGATGCAGACTGCTAGCTCTCAGAGAG TGAAATATTTTGTAGGTCGTGGGGGTGGCTCAGGCAACTTCATGGGCCGTGGAAACTTCGGAGGCGGTGGAGGGAATTTTGGCCGAGGAGGAAACTTTGGTGGGAGAG GAGGCTATGGGGGTGGTGGTGGCggtggtgggagcagaggaagcTTTGGGGGTGGTGACGGATACAATGGATTTGGTGATG GTGGCAACTATGGTGGTGGTCCTGGCTATGGCAGCAGAGGAGGTTATGGTGGTGGTGGAGGACCAGGATATGGAAACCCAGGTGGTGGatatggaggaggaggaggaggatatGATGGCTACAACGAAGGAGGAAATTTTGGTGGTG GTAATTATGGTGGAAGTGGAAACTACAATGATTTTGGCAATTACAGTGGACAACAGCAGTCTAACTATGGTCCCATGAAAGGTGGTGGCAGCTTTGGTGGCAGAAGTTCAGGCAGTCCCTATGGTG GTGGTTATGGATCTGGAAGTGGAAGTGGGGGCTATGGTGGTAGAAGATTCTAA
- the HNRNPA3 gene encoding heterogeneous nuclear ribonucleoprotein A3 isoform X2 yields the protein MAAIKEEREVEDYKRKGRRSSQQKYRRLNKGHEPKEPEQLRKLFIGGLSFETTDDSLREHFEKWGTLTDCVVMRDPQTKRSRGFGFVTYSCVEEVDAAMSARPHKVDGRVVEPKRAVSREDSVKPGAHLTVKKIFVGGIKEDTEEYNLREYFEKYGKIETIEVMEDRQSGKKRGFAFVTFDDHDTVDKIVVQKYHTINGHNCEVKKALSKQEMQTASSQRGRGGGSGNFMGRGNFGGGGGNFGRGGNFGGRGGYGGGGGGGGSRGSFGGGDGYNGFGDGGNYGGGPGYGSRGGYGGGGGPGYGNPGGGYGGGGGGYDGYNEGGNFGGGNYGGSGNYNDFGNYSGQQQSNYGPMKGGGSFGGRSSGSPYGGGYGSGSGSGGYGGRRF from the exons ATGGCTGCTATTAAGGAAGAGAGAGAAGTGGAAGACTACAAGAGGAAAGGAAGACGATCCTCACAG CAGAAATACCGTAGACTGAATAAG gGCCATGAGCCAAAGGAGCCAGAGCAGTTGAGAAAGCTGTTCATTGGAGGTCTGAGCTTTGAAACAACAGATGATAGCTTGAGAGAGCACTTCGAGAAATGGGGCACACTCACCGACTGTGTG GTGATGAGAGACCCACAAACAAAACGTTCCAGAGGCTTTGGCTTTGTGACTTACTCCTGTGTGGAGGAGGTGGATGCTGCCATGAGCGCTCGGCCACATAAGGTTGATGGACGCGTGGTTGAACCAAAGAGAGCAGTTTCCAGGGAG GATTCTGTAAAGCCTGGGGCACACCTCAccgtaaagaaaatatttgttggTGGAATTAAAGAAGATACAGAAGAATATAATCTGAGGGAGTACTTTGAAAAATATGGAAAGATTGAAACCATAGAGGTCATGGAAGACAGGCAGAGTGGAAAGAAGAGAGGCTTCGCTTTTGTTACTTTTGATGATCATGATACAGTTGATAAAATTGTTG TTCAGAAATACCATACTATAAATGGACACAACTGTGAAGTGAAAAAAGCACTCTCAAAACAGGAGATGCAGACTGCTAGCTCTCAGAGAG GTCGTGGGGGTGGCTCAGGCAACTTCATGGGCCGTGGAAACTTCGGAGGCGGTGGAGGGAATTTTGGCCGAGGAGGAAACTTTGGTGGGAGAG GAGGCTATGGGGGTGGTGGTGGCggtggtgggagcagaggaagcTTTGGGGGTGGTGACGGATACAATGGATTTGGTGATG GTGGCAACTATGGTGGTGGTCCTGGCTATGGCAGCAGAGGAGGTTATGGTGGTGGTGGAGGACCAGGATATGGAAACCCAGGTGGTGGatatggaggaggaggaggaggatatGATGGCTACAACGAAGGAGGAAATTTTGGTGGTG GTAATTATGGTGGAAGTGGAAACTACAATGATTTTGGCAATTACAGTGGACAACAGCAGTCTAACTATGGTCCCATGAAAGGTGGTGGCAGCTTTGGTGGCAGAAGTTCAGGCAGTCCCTATGGTG GTGGTTATGGATCTGGAAGTGGAAGTGGGGGCTATGGTGGTAGAAGATTCTAA
- the NFE2L2 gene encoding nuclear factor erythroid 2-related factor 2 isoform X3, which produces MNLIDILWRQDIDLGARREVFDSRQRQKEYELEKQKKLEKERQEQLQKEQEEALLAQLELDEETGEFIPVQPAQCIQSENTEPPVAFSQNTEPSKPEAEALSFDDCMQLLAEAFPFIDEHEASSAAFQSLVPAQVNSNPAFVSSDQTRPPESPDLVQPTDAENMQNIEQVWEELLSLSELQCLNIENDNLAEVSTVTSPETKPAEMHNSYSYCSSLPMLKKDVNCSPDFLDGMEGPFSGILPPEDTSQLSVNSLNDTSPSNPDFCEDFYTTFIDTKVNGDAATTNTISQSLAEILSEPIDLSDFALCKAFNGTHSGTRAECNDSDSGISLNASSSVASPEHSVESSACADKTLGCSDSEMEDTDSAPGSMLQSSAGVYSLHLQDQVFSSLGPSTQTSSLPCTATPKKEPPPAPGQPRVPFTKDKPPGRLDAHLTRDEQRARALQIPFPVEKIINLPVADFSEMMSKEQFSEAQLTLIRDIRRRGKNKVAAQNCRKRKLENIVELEHDLSNLKDEKEKLLKEKGEHDRSLHQMKKQFTTLYLEVFSMLRDEDGKPYSPSEYSLQQTRDGNVFLVPKSRQSGTKL; this is translated from the exons ATGAACCTGATTGACATCCTTTGGAGGCAAGATATAGACCTTGGGGCAAGACGTGAAGTGTTTGATTCTAGGCAGCGGCAGAAGGAGTATGAACTCGAGAAGCAGAAGAAACTTGAAAAGGAAAGACAAGAGCAGCTCCAAAAAGAGCAGGAGGAAGCCTTGCTGGCTCAGCTGGAGTTAGACGAAGAGACAGGTGAATTCATTCCTGTGCAGCCAGCTCAGTGCATTCAGTCAGAAAATACTGAGCCACCCGTTGCTTTCTCACAG AACACAGAGCCTTCAAAACCAGAAGCAGAGGCCTTGTCCTTTGATGACTGCATGCAGCTCTTGGCAGAAGCATTCCCGTTTATAGATGAGCATGAG GCTTCTTCAGCTGCATTTCAGTCACTGGTTCCTGCTCAGGTCAATAGCAACCCAGCCTTTGTTTCCTCTGATCAAACTCGGCCACCTGAATCCCCTGATCTAGTACAACCCACTGATGCAGAGAATATGCAGAACATAGAGCAAGTTTGGGAAGAATTACTGTCCCTTTCAGAGTTGCAG TGCCTGAACATTGAAAATGATAACCTGGCTGAGGTGAGCACAGTGACAAGCCCTGAAACCAAGCCAGCAGAGATGCACAACAGCTACAGTTACTGCAGCTCGTTACCCATGCTGAAAAAAGATGTTAACTGCAGTCCAGATTTCCTGGATGGTATGGAGGGCCCCTTCTCGGGCATTTTGCCACCAGAAGACACCAGCCAGCTGAGTGTGAACTCCTTAAATGACACATCCCCTTCAAACCCTGATTTCTGTGAGGATTTCTACACCACGTTTATTGATACAAAGGTGAACGGTGATGCAGCAACAACGAACACTATCAGTCAGTCCCTGGCAGAGATTTTAAGTGAACCTATTGATCTTTCTGACTTTGCACTGTGTAAAGCTTTCAATGGCACCCACTCAGGGACCAGAGCAGAATGTAACGATTCCGACTCTGGTATTTCACTGAACGCAAGCTCCAGCGTAGCATCACCGGAGCACTCTGTGGAATCATCTGCCTGTGCAGATAAGACTTTGGGTTGCAGCGATTCTGAAATGGAAGACACAGATAGTGCTCCTGGAAGCAtgctgcagagcagtgctggtgtgTACTCTTTGCACCTCCAGGATCAAGTGTTTTCTTCCTTAGGGCCAAGCACTCAAACATCCAGTTTGCCATGTACAGCCACACCAAAGAAAGAaccccctcctgctcctggccaaCCCAGAGTTCCCTTCACAAAAGATAAACCTCCAGGCCGCCTTGATGCTCATCTCACAAGAGATGAGCAAAgagccagagctctgcagatCCCTTTTCCTGTTGAAAAAATCATCAATCTGCCTGTTGCGGACTTCAGTGAAATGATGTCTAAGGAGCAGTTCAGCGAAGCCCAGCTTACACTTATTCGAGATATACGCAGGAGAGGCAAGAACAAAGTGGCTGCTCAAAATTGCCGtaaaagaaaactggaaaatataGTAGAACTGGAGCATGATTTGAGTAACCTAAaagatgagaaagaaaaattgctTAAGGAAAAAGGAGAACATGACAGGAGCCTTCATCAAATGAAAAAGCAATTCACCACCTTGTACCTCGAGGTCTTCAGCATGCTACGTGATGAAGACGGAAAGCCTTACTCTCCCAGTGAATATTCACTGCAGCAAACTAGAGATGGCAATGTCTTTCTTGTTCCTAAGAGCAGGCAGTCGGGGACTAAACTTTGA
- the NFE2L2 gene encoding nuclear factor erythroid 2-related factor 2 isoform X2 has product MTCSTVSWVAQQWTREDDRDEWVALKAGAAQLRRDMNLIDILWRQDIDLGARREVFDSRQRQKEYELEKQKKLEKERQEQLQKEQEEALLAQLELDEETGEFIPVQPAQCIQSENTEPPVAFSQNTEPSKPEAEALSFDDCMQLLAEAFPFIDEHEASSAAFQSLVPAQVNSNPAFVSSDQTRPPESPDLVQPTDAENMQNIEQVWEELLSLSELQCLNIENDNLAEVSTVTSPETKPAEMHNSYSYCSSLPMLKKDVNCSPDFLDGMEGPFSGILPPEDTSQLSVNSLNDTSPSNPDFCEDFYTTFIDTKVNGDAATTNTISQSLAEILSEPIDLSDFALCKAFNGTHSGTRAECNDSDSGISLNASSSVASPEHSVESSACADKTLGCSDSEMEDTDSAPGSMLQSSAGVYSLHLQDQVFSSLGPSTQTSSLPCTATPKKEPPPAPGQPRVPFTKDKPPGRLDAHLTRDEQRARALQIPFPVEKIINLPVADFSEMMSKEQFSEAQLTLIRDIRRRGKNKVAAQNCRKRKLENIVELEHDLSNLKDEKEKLLKEKGEHDRSLHQMKKQFTTLYLEVFSMLRDEDGKPYSPSEYSLQQTRDGNVFLVPKSRQSGTKL; this is encoded by the exons GACATGAACCTGATTGACATCCTTTGGAGGCAAGATATAGACCTTGGGGCAAGACGTGAAGTGTTTGATTCTAGGCAGCGGCAGAAGGAGTATGAACTCGAGAAGCAGAAGAAACTTGAAAAGGAAAGACAAGAGCAGCTCCAAAAAGAGCAGGAGGAAGCCTTGCTGGCTCAGCTGGAGTTAGACGAAGAGACAGGTGAATTCATTCCTGTGCAGCCAGCTCAGTGCATTCAGTCAGAAAATACTGAGCCACCCGTTGCTTTCTCACAG AACACAGAGCCTTCAAAACCAGAAGCAGAGGCCTTGTCCTTTGATGACTGCATGCAGCTCTTGGCAGAAGCATTCCCGTTTATAGATGAGCATGAG GCTTCTTCAGCTGCATTTCAGTCACTGGTTCCTGCTCAGGTCAATAGCAACCCAGCCTTTGTTTCCTCTGATCAAACTCGGCCACCTGAATCCCCTGATCTAGTACAACCCACTGATGCAGAGAATATGCAGAACATAGAGCAAGTTTGGGAAGAATTACTGTCCCTTTCAGAGTTGCAG TGCCTGAACATTGAAAATGATAACCTGGCTGAGGTGAGCACAGTGACAAGCCCTGAAACCAAGCCAGCAGAGATGCACAACAGCTACAGTTACTGCAGCTCGTTACCCATGCTGAAAAAAGATGTTAACTGCAGTCCAGATTTCCTGGATGGTATGGAGGGCCCCTTCTCGGGCATTTTGCCACCAGAAGACACCAGCCAGCTGAGTGTGAACTCCTTAAATGACACATCCCCTTCAAACCCTGATTTCTGTGAGGATTTCTACACCACGTTTATTGATACAAAGGTGAACGGTGATGCAGCAACAACGAACACTATCAGTCAGTCCCTGGCAGAGATTTTAAGTGAACCTATTGATCTTTCTGACTTTGCACTGTGTAAAGCTTTCAATGGCACCCACTCAGGGACCAGAGCAGAATGTAACGATTCCGACTCTGGTATTTCACTGAACGCAAGCTCCAGCGTAGCATCACCGGAGCACTCTGTGGAATCATCTGCCTGTGCAGATAAGACTTTGGGTTGCAGCGATTCTGAAATGGAAGACACAGATAGTGCTCCTGGAAGCAtgctgcagagcagtgctggtgtgTACTCTTTGCACCTCCAGGATCAAGTGTTTTCTTCCTTAGGGCCAAGCACTCAAACATCCAGTTTGCCATGTACAGCCACACCAAAGAAAGAaccccctcctgctcctggccaaCCCAGAGTTCCCTTCACAAAAGATAAACCTCCAGGCCGCCTTGATGCTCATCTCACAAGAGATGAGCAAAgagccagagctctgcagatCCCTTTTCCTGTTGAAAAAATCATCAATCTGCCTGTTGCGGACTTCAGTGAAATGATGTCTAAGGAGCAGTTCAGCGAAGCCCAGCTTACACTTATTCGAGATATACGCAGGAGAGGCAAGAACAAAGTGGCTGCTCAAAATTGCCGtaaaagaaaactggaaaatataGTAGAACTGGAGCATGATTTGAGTAACCTAAaagatgagaaagaaaaattgctTAAGGAAAAAGGAGAACATGACAGGAGCCTTCATCAAATGAAAAAGCAATTCACCACCTTGTACCTCGAGGTCTTCAGCATGCTACGTGATGAAGACGGAAAGCCTTACTCTCCCAGTGAATATTCACTGCAGCAAACTAGAGATGGCAATGTCTTTCTTGTTCCTAAGAGCAGGCAGTCGGGGACTAAACTTTGA
- the NFE2L2 gene encoding nuclear factor erythroid 2-related factor 2 isoform X1 — protein sequence MEIEAAAAAQDMNLIDILWRQDIDLGARREVFDSRQRQKEYELEKQKKLEKERQEQLQKEQEEALLAQLELDEETGEFIPVQPAQCIQSENTEPPVAFSQNTEPSKPEAEALSFDDCMQLLAEAFPFIDEHEASSAAFQSLVPAQVNSNPAFVSSDQTRPPESPDLVQPTDAENMQNIEQVWEELLSLSELQCLNIENDNLAEVSTVTSPETKPAEMHNSYSYCSSLPMLKKDVNCSPDFLDGMEGPFSGILPPEDTSQLSVNSLNDTSPSNPDFCEDFYTTFIDTKVNGDAATTNTISQSLAEILSEPIDLSDFALCKAFNGTHSGTRAECNDSDSGISLNASSSVASPEHSVESSACADKTLGCSDSEMEDTDSAPGSMLQSSAGVYSLHLQDQVFSSLGPSTQTSSLPCTATPKKEPPPAPGQPRVPFTKDKPPGRLDAHLTRDEQRARALQIPFPVEKIINLPVADFSEMMSKEQFSEAQLTLIRDIRRRGKNKVAAQNCRKRKLENIVELEHDLSNLKDEKEKLLKEKGEHDRSLHQMKKQFTTLYLEVFSMLRDEDGKPYSPSEYSLQQTRDGNVFLVPKSRQSGTKL from the exons GACATGAACCTGATTGACATCCTTTGGAGGCAAGATATAGACCTTGGGGCAAGACGTGAAGTGTTTGATTCTAGGCAGCGGCAGAAGGAGTATGAACTCGAGAAGCAGAAGAAACTTGAAAAGGAAAGACAAGAGCAGCTCCAAAAAGAGCAGGAGGAAGCCTTGCTGGCTCAGCTGGAGTTAGACGAAGAGACAGGTGAATTCATTCCTGTGCAGCCAGCTCAGTGCATTCAGTCAGAAAATACTGAGCCACCCGTTGCTTTCTCACAG AACACAGAGCCTTCAAAACCAGAAGCAGAGGCCTTGTCCTTTGATGACTGCATGCAGCTCTTGGCAGAAGCATTCCCGTTTATAGATGAGCATGAG GCTTCTTCAGCTGCATTTCAGTCACTGGTTCCTGCTCAGGTCAATAGCAACCCAGCCTTTGTTTCCTCTGATCAAACTCGGCCACCTGAATCCCCTGATCTAGTACAACCCACTGATGCAGAGAATATGCAGAACATAGAGCAAGTTTGGGAAGAATTACTGTCCCTTTCAGAGTTGCAG TGCCTGAACATTGAAAATGATAACCTGGCTGAGGTGAGCACAGTGACAAGCCCTGAAACCAAGCCAGCAGAGATGCACAACAGCTACAGTTACTGCAGCTCGTTACCCATGCTGAAAAAAGATGTTAACTGCAGTCCAGATTTCCTGGATGGTATGGAGGGCCCCTTCTCGGGCATTTTGCCACCAGAAGACACCAGCCAGCTGAGTGTGAACTCCTTAAATGACACATCCCCTTCAAACCCTGATTTCTGTGAGGATTTCTACACCACGTTTATTGATACAAAGGTGAACGGTGATGCAGCAACAACGAACACTATCAGTCAGTCCCTGGCAGAGATTTTAAGTGAACCTATTGATCTTTCTGACTTTGCACTGTGTAAAGCTTTCAATGGCACCCACTCAGGGACCAGAGCAGAATGTAACGATTCCGACTCTGGTATTTCACTGAACGCAAGCTCCAGCGTAGCATCACCGGAGCACTCTGTGGAATCATCTGCCTGTGCAGATAAGACTTTGGGTTGCAGCGATTCTGAAATGGAAGACACAGATAGTGCTCCTGGAAGCAtgctgcagagcagtgctggtgtgTACTCTTTGCACCTCCAGGATCAAGTGTTTTCTTCCTTAGGGCCAAGCACTCAAACATCCAGTTTGCCATGTACAGCCACACCAAAGAAAGAaccccctcctgctcctggccaaCCCAGAGTTCCCTTCACAAAAGATAAACCTCCAGGCCGCCTTGATGCTCATCTCACAAGAGATGAGCAAAgagccagagctctgcagatCCCTTTTCCTGTTGAAAAAATCATCAATCTGCCTGTTGCGGACTTCAGTGAAATGATGTCTAAGGAGCAGTTCAGCGAAGCCCAGCTTACACTTATTCGAGATATACGCAGGAGAGGCAAGAACAAAGTGGCTGCTCAAAATTGCCGtaaaagaaaactggaaaatataGTAGAACTGGAGCATGATTTGAGTAACCTAAaagatgagaaagaaaaattgctTAAGGAAAAAGGAGAACATGACAGGAGCCTTCATCAAATGAAAAAGCAATTCACCACCTTGTACCTCGAGGTCTTCAGCATGCTACGTGATGAAGACGGAAAGCCTTACTCTCCCAGTGAATATTCACTGCAGCAAACTAGAGATGGCAATGTCTTTCTTGTTCCTAAGAGCAGGCAGTCGGGGACTAAACTTTGA